In Providencia hangzhouensis, the DNA window CCGCCAATCCCTTCTTGCCAAATTGACATGGCAGCTGGCCATAACCCATGTTCGAATATAAGGCGTGCGGCTGCTTCTGTGCTGTGGGTGAAATAATAGGCTGAATTACTCGCACTCGCAGGTGAGCAGTAGTTCGGTGTCCATAATGGGTTTTGTGCTAAGTGGTTTTGCTCATCTTGTGACATAGCAAATGGGTTACCTGTTGAGATCATCGGTAAAATTGACCAATCAACAACAGAAAAATGAGCTTGTTCCGCAGGCTTTCCTAACCATTTAGCGCAAACCACCGATTGGGACGTTGACATACCTGTACCAATTTCTGCGCCACTATGATAAATGGCTATTTTACCCTCGGGGGTAAGTTCTACGCGAGCAAAGGAGGATTCCGCACCTGTCCCAAAGTCTTTTTGCACACAAGAAATCCCTGTACCGAATAGTTTACCGCTATGTTTCGCTTCAAAGTCGGCTTTACGTTTGGCTCTGTCAGTCCACATTGGGTGAGCAGCACAGCGGGTTAACACTTCATCGGCACGAATTGCGCCGCCAGGAATTGCCCCTTGGGTATTTTTCATCCCAGATTTGATGATATTTTTAAGACGGAACTCGATGGGGTCTACTTTTAGGAGTTTTGCGGCTTCTTCCATTAACATATCGGTTGCTGCCATGGCTTGTAAAGTACCATAACCGCGAGCTGAACCCGCATCGACAGCTCTTGATGCAATACCGACCGCAGATAAATCACTACGGGGAATATAATAGATAGCTTGGGCCCCAGTAGCCCCGACCATGACAACGGAAGGCGTAAAATTACAGCGACCACCGCCGTCACCGATAAAAGAAGCTGAAAGGGCTTCAATTTTATGCGTTTTTTTATTAACCGCTAAGGTGTAATCCATATCGAAAGCATGGCGTTTGATGGTAGATTGAAATTGTTCATAACGGTCATTAGCTAGACGAATAGGGACTCCGTCTCCATATAATGTTGCCATCGCACCATAATAGGGGAATGGAGTGTGGTCTTTAGAACCATAACCAACGGTAAAACAAGGGTGTAGGAAAATTTGTTTAATTGGAAAATGCGATTTTGCCAACATCTCTGGTAATGATTCCGCAACTTCCTGCGGGGACTGTGTCGGAATAACAAGATGGAATGACTGTGTTTTGGCGTCGTACCAACCGTTAGCATTATCAGGCTCTAAGGCAGCAGTATCAATGGATTGAGAAAAGTATTTTCGTTTGAGCACTAACCAGTCTTCCGGTGGGTTTTCCAGTTGTTTAGCGAGCTCATCAGCATATAGCATGCCTTGTTGATCTAATTTTCCGCCTTCGCGACCTTCAGGCCAAACGGGTAAGTGCTTTTTCATGCCAATAGGGGAGATTGGCATATCTTTTAGGCTTGAATAAATATCTGGCTCATAAGGATTTTCATTGCCAATTCGCACGCCACGGTAGGTTCCCCATGGGTCTCGTTCTAATGGGCCAGTTACTGCGCCGTATTGGATAACATCGTCACGGAATTTTAAGGTTTCTTTGGCAAAACGGAATTTAGCAAAATCATGATAAATCAATAATGCGACGGCTTGGCCAAGGTAAGCGGGAGTTTTCCCTTCTGGAAGCAATAAATCATCACCATAAAATTCAGGGAAAGCAACGCCATCTTTTTCTAAGTCACTTGCAGTTACGATGCGGTCAGGCATCAGGCCATCTTTTAGCAGATCAAGGTTAAAGCCTTGGTAAATTTTATCGGCTTGAGTCACGCGGAGTAAAAATGCATGACCTTGCTGTTTTGGCCAGTGAGGGATATCACGTGCACGAATGTCTCTGGCGAAGACTTTTTCCCCTTGGACTTTGGCAAAACCATCAATACGAAATTTGATTTGTTTGTCGACCGGGTTCCAGTCAGGAGATTGAAGAATTTTTTCTTCGAATAGCACATCAAAAGCACGGCTATACAAAGGGGCTAAATAAACAGATATTCCCGCTATAACGGCACATTTTAGAAAGTGTCTGCGGGAGAGTTCGACATTGCTTTTGCTCATAATACACCCTTACACTTATTATTATTACATCGGTATTTTTATTTTTATAGTCATATCGAAAAAATTACTTGTATCACATTTATATTATACTTCTCTTAATAATTTTCAAATTAATGATAAGTAGTTCTTGTGATCTTACTGAATATACTTTATTTATGAGATACGCAATCAGTATATCGATTTAAAATAAAAACTATGAATATTGGTATTTTAATATTGGCAGCAGGAAAAAGTGAACGTTTTCAAAATGCTGGAGGTAAAGGAAGTAAATTAAATTTTATGCTTGAAAAAAATACAGTTTTTGAAAAAACACTATTAAATTCAATCGATAGTGAGCTTCCTGTGCATGTAGTGACACGGCCTGAGAATGAAGGTGTTATTAATAATTGTTTACAATTTAATATTCCATACTCGTTGATAAATAGTAATGGGTTAGGTGAATCAATCGCATTTGGTGTTAAAAATACGTCTAATTTAGATGGGTGGATAATTCATTTAGCGGATATGCCATACATCAATAGTCATTTATTTACTCGTATAGTGAATGAATTAAAACAGCATACATTAGTCAGGCCAATATATAATGGTTTGCCAGGCCATCCAGTGGGAATATCTGCAAAGCATTATACAGAATTAATTAATCTAGTAGGTGATGACGGTGCGAAATCAATATTAAGTCGTAATCTTGTTTATCAATTAGACATAAATGACGAAAATGTTGTAAAAGATATTGATTATCCGAGTGTTGATAACGATTAAGGAACGAATATGTTGCGTGAAGATGTTTTTGTTATCTCTCAAGCCCTTTCTTGGATAAAAAAAGAGCCCATATGGTTGTGTACGGTGCTAAGTACATATGGTTCCTCTCCTCGTAGCCCGGGCTCACTTCTTGTTGCAAAGGCAGATGGCCAGTATGTTGGTTCTTTATCAGGTGGTTGTATTGAAGAAGATTTTATTCAACGAATACAGCATGCTGAATACATTAAGAGCAGCCAAATTGTTCGCTATGGTCGCGGTGGTTTAGAAGCGAAAGTGAATTTACCTTGTGATGGTAGTTTAGATGTTTTAATTGAATATTTACCGAATAGTCAGGAAAGTGTTAGTTACCTTACGGAGATACATCAAGCGTTACTGGGATATACTGCAATCAGTAAAAAAATCACGTTGCCACAAAGGGGGGAGGTAAGCACGGTTAATAATCAACAAACCCCAACCCAAATAGAGCGGGAAGGGGAGAACATTCAATTATATATTGCCGCGCCGCCACGGTTAATTATTGCTGGGATCTCAAATGTAGGTATTTACTGTGCTAGTTTTGCAGCAACATTAGGGTTTGAGGTTATAATTTGTGAACACCGTGAAGATGAGCTATCGCGTTTTTCTGGGCAACTTTCTAGTCAATTTGAAGTCATTAAATTATTTCCAGCTCGCTATTTGGAATCCCAAAGCTGTACACCGAATACCGCTATTGTTTCTTTAACCCATGATCCTCGTATTGATGACCTGACACTAATGGAAGCAGTGAATACCCCAGCGTTTTATATTGGTGCAATGGGCTCAGTAAGAACGAGTGCTCGTCGTCGTGAACGTCTTATAGCATCTGGTGGGATGACGGAGGCGGAAATAGAACGCATCCATGCTCCCATTGGTATTCCTATCGGTAGCAAAACACCACCCGAAATAGCATTAGCGATAATGGCGGATATTGTAGCTCATAAAAATG includes these proteins:
- a CDS encoding xanthine dehydrogenase family protein molybdopterin-binding subunit, producing the protein MSKSNVELSRRHFLKCAVIAGISVYLAPLYSRAFDVLFEEKILQSPDWNPVDKQIKFRIDGFAKVQGEKVFARDIRARDIPHWPKQQGHAFLLRVTQADKIYQGFNLDLLKDGLMPDRIVTASDLEKDGVAFPEFYGDDLLLPEGKTPAYLGQAVALLIYHDFAKFRFAKETLKFRDDVIQYGAVTGPLERDPWGTYRGVRIGNENPYEPDIYSSLKDMPISPIGMKKHLPVWPEGREGGKLDQQGMLYADELAKQLENPPEDWLVLKRKYFSQSIDTAALEPDNANGWYDAKTQSFHLVIPTQSPQEVAESLPEMLAKSHFPIKQIFLHPCFTVGYGSKDHTPFPYYGAMATLYGDGVPIRLANDRYEQFQSTIKRHAFDMDYTLAVNKKTHKIEALSASFIGDGGGRCNFTPSVVMVGATGAQAIYYIPRSDLSAVGIASRAVDAGSARGYGTLQAMAATDMLMEEAAKLLKVDPIEFRLKNIIKSGMKNTQGAIPGGAIRADEVLTRCAAHPMWTDRAKRKADFEAKHSGKLFGTGISCVQKDFGTGAESSFARVELTPEGKIAIYHSGAEIGTGMSTSQSVVCAKWLGKPAEQAHFSVVDWSILPMISTGNPFAMSQDEQNHLAQNPLWTPNYCSPASASNSAYYFTHSTEAAARLIFEHGLWPAAMSIWQEGIGGGQAAPLVVRREDARWVAEGLTADGLEVLSLPRLIERTFAMGGVTGAVCHVFNRWQWAEADFPIQGETRRLPIDGLSLRFADKEYQVCHREKAYYPDTQRNDAGVTYYSAVATVSELSIDKATGQVELLNHHSVVECGNLIVPQLVSGQIQGGLAMGIGHALHEYLPLYEDGPGNGTWNFNRYHLPLASDVAVWQQTNEVLPGLSDTDPPKGVAEVVMIPVVSSIVNAIADATGHHFLHLPVRAKDILEVIS
- a CDS encoding nucleotidyltransferase family protein; this encodes MNIGILILAAGKSERFQNAGGKGSKLNFMLEKNTVFEKTLLNSIDSELPVHVVTRPENEGVINNCLQFNIPYSLINSNGLGESIAFGVKNTSNLDGWIIHLADMPYINSHLFTRIVNELKQHTLVRPIYNGLPGHPVGISAKHYTELINLVGDDGAKSILSRNLVYQLDINDENVVKDIDYPSVDND
- a CDS encoding XdhC family protein, which codes for MLREDVFVISQALSWIKKEPIWLCTVLSTYGSSPRSPGSLLVAKADGQYVGSLSGGCIEEDFIQRIQHAEYIKSSQIVRYGRGGLEAKVNLPCDGSLDVLIEYLPNSQESVSYLTEIHQALLGYTAISKKITLPQRGEVSTVNNQQTPTQIEREGENIQLYIAAPPRLIIAGISNVGIYCASFAATLGFEVIICEHREDELSRFSGQLSSQFEVIKLFPARYLESQSCTPNTAIVSLTHDPRIDDLTLMEAVNTPAFYIGAMGSVRTSARRRERLIASGGMTEAEIERIHAPIGIPIGSKTPPEIALAIMADIVAHKNGVVSSSYVSETKKVMVTNSMYCDV